One Setaria viridis chromosome 3, Setaria_viridis_v4.0, whole genome shotgun sequence DNA window includes the following coding sequences:
- the LOC117848282 gene encoding anaphase-promoting complex subunit 7 isoform X1, which produces MEAARESMAVLLDAGLFASAQTLGCFLVSSAGLSNDAGMSMKVESLVLHGDALYGEKEFRRALNAYKQAMQYSRSIPRQATSSIRSSVSATGRSPSPNSSNLLSFNENEVKFKIALCHSALCEHREALQEMEGIPSKVRTLKMNLMLGKLYRISRNSRSAVVCYKECLRQCPYIFEAITALAEMGLSAKEFSLLFSQAPNRGGKLPSDSVDAQRWWNRYVEAQCCIASHDYKGGLDIYLELMQRFPNNVHILLEIAKVEAIIGRNDQAIMNFEKARLIDPNIMTYMDEYAILLKTKSDYIKLNKLVHDMLHIDPARPETCVALAAMWERKDERKALTYAEKSLRVDDRHITGYIMKVILQNLARCKWNYIVMGNLHLSLNRPDLAVTDFRGAQELRADLRSYQGLVRAYLALAKCKDALFTAREAMKVMHQSAKALKLVGDVHAISSSGREKARKFYESAIRLEPGFLGAALALADLHVAEGRNREAVMLLEKYLRQWADDSLHIKLAQVFAATNMLSDALSHYQSALRINPQNEAAKKGLERLEKQMKGVDPDAPEEDEDNEADDIDADQDEAELL; this is translated from the exons atggaggcggcgcgggagtcCATGGCAGTGCTCCTCGATGCTGGCCTCTTCGCCTCCGCCCAAACTCTG GGTTGTTTCCTTGTGTCGTCTGCAGGCCTAAGCAACGATGCTGGCATGTCCATGAAGGTGGAAAGCCTG GTGCTCCATGGTGATGCTTTGTATGGAGAGAAAGAGTTCCGCAGGGCACTG AATGCGTACAAGCAAGCTATGCAATATAGTAGAAGTATCCCTAGGCAAGCAACAAGTAGCATCAGAAGCTCAGTGTCCGCCACAGGCCGGTCACCTTCTCCAAATTCTTCGAATCTCTTGTCATTCAACGAAAACGAG GTGAAGTTCAAGATTGCCCTTTGCCATTCTGCTCTATGTGAGCACCGTGAAGCACTGCAAGAG ATGGAAGGTATTCCTTCTAAAGTGAGAACGCTGAAAATGAATCTGATGTTAGGGAAGCTTTATCGAATATCAAGAAATAGCCGTTCAGCTGTTGTGTGTTATAAAGAGTGCTTGAG GCAATGCCCTTATATTTTTGAAGCTATTACAGCTTTGGCGGAAATGGGGCTTTCTGCAAAGGAGttttctttattattttcaCAA GCACCAAATAGAGGAGGCAAGCTTCCAAGTGACTCTGTAGATGCACAACGATGGTGGAAT CGGTATGTTGAGGCGCAGTGTTGCATTGCTTCACATGATTATAAAG GTGGCCTTGACATATATCTAGAACTAATGCAACGATTCCCCAATAATGTGCATATCCTGCTGGAAATTGCAAAG GTTGAAGCGATTATAGGCAGGAATGATCAAGCAATAATGAACTTTGAGAAG GCTCGGTTGATTGACCCGAACATTATGACATATATGGATGAGTATGCAATTCTTTTAAAAACAAAATCCGACTACATCAAACTGAACAAGCTGGTACATGATATGCTGCATATTGACCCTGCAAGACCAGAAACATGTGTTGCTCTTGCAGCAATGTGggaaagaaaagatgaaagaaAAGCTTTGACATATGCAGAAAAG AGCCTTCGAGTTGATGATAGGCATATAACTGGTTATATTATGAAGGTAATACTGCAAAACCTTGCTCGATGCAAATGGAATTATATTGTTATG GGCAATCTGCATCTTTCATTGAACCGACCAGATTTGGCAGTGACAGACTTCAGAGGAGCTCAAGAATTGAGGGCTGATCTTCGTTCTTATCAAG GTCTAGTGCGTGCTTATCTAGCACTTGCTAAATGCAAAGATGCATTATTCACTGCGCGTGAGGCAATGAAGGTTATGCATCAGTCTGCGAAAGCTCTGAAGCTAGTTGGTGACGTTCATGCAATCAGTTCCAGTGGGAGAGAGAAG GCAAGAAAGTTCTATGAATCTGCCATTCGTCTTGAACCTGGATTTCTCGGAGCTGCATTGGCCCTGGCTGATCTGCATGTTGCGGAAGGACGTAATAGGGAGGCTGTTATGCTACTTGAAAAATATCTACGACAATGGGCAGATGATTCTCTACACATCAAGCTGGCTCAAGTATTTGCAGCAACAAATATGCTTTCTGATGCACTTTCCCATTATCAATCCGCATTAAG GATAAACCCACAAAATGAAGCTGCAAAGAAAGGATTGGAGCGCTTGGAAAAACAGATGAAG GGAGTAGACCCAGATGCACCTGAAGAGGACGAAGACAACGAGGCTGATGATATCGACGCCGACCAAGATGAAGCTGAGCTGCTATAG
- the LOC117848282 gene encoding anaphase-promoting complex subunit 7 isoform X2 has translation MEAARESMAVLLDAGLFASAQTLGCFLVSSAGLSNDAGMSMKVESLVLHGDALYGEKEFRRALNAYKQAMQYSRSIPRQATSSIRSSVSATGRSPSPNSSNLLSFNENEVKFKIALCHSALCEHREALQEMEGIPSKVRTLKMNLMLGKLYRISRNSRSAVVCYKECLRQCPYIFEAITALAEMGLSAKEFSLLFSQAPNRGGKLPSDSVDAQRWWNRYVEAQCCIASHDYKGGLDIYLELMQRFPNNVHILLEIAKVEAIIGRNDQAIMNFEKARLIDPNIMTYMDEYAILLKTKSDYIKLNKLVHDMLHIDPARPETCVALAAMWERKDERKALTYAEKVILQNLARCKWNYIVMGNLHLSLNRPDLAVTDFRGAQELRADLRSYQGLVRAYLALAKCKDALFTAREAMKVMHQSAKALKLVGDVHAISSSGREKARKFYESAIRLEPGFLGAALALADLHVAEGRNREAVMLLEKYLRQWADDSLHIKLAQVFAATNMLSDALSHYQSALRINPQNEAAKKGLERLEKQMKGVDPDAPEEDEDNEADDIDADQDEAELL, from the exons atggaggcggcgcgggagtcCATGGCAGTGCTCCTCGATGCTGGCCTCTTCGCCTCCGCCCAAACTCTG GGTTGTTTCCTTGTGTCGTCTGCAGGCCTAAGCAACGATGCTGGCATGTCCATGAAGGTGGAAAGCCTG GTGCTCCATGGTGATGCTTTGTATGGAGAGAAAGAGTTCCGCAGGGCACTG AATGCGTACAAGCAAGCTATGCAATATAGTAGAAGTATCCCTAGGCAAGCAACAAGTAGCATCAGAAGCTCAGTGTCCGCCACAGGCCGGTCACCTTCTCCAAATTCTTCGAATCTCTTGTCATTCAACGAAAACGAG GTGAAGTTCAAGATTGCCCTTTGCCATTCTGCTCTATGTGAGCACCGTGAAGCACTGCAAGAG ATGGAAGGTATTCCTTCTAAAGTGAGAACGCTGAAAATGAATCTGATGTTAGGGAAGCTTTATCGAATATCAAGAAATAGCCGTTCAGCTGTTGTGTGTTATAAAGAGTGCTTGAG GCAATGCCCTTATATTTTTGAAGCTATTACAGCTTTGGCGGAAATGGGGCTTTCTGCAAAGGAGttttctttattattttcaCAA GCACCAAATAGAGGAGGCAAGCTTCCAAGTGACTCTGTAGATGCACAACGATGGTGGAAT CGGTATGTTGAGGCGCAGTGTTGCATTGCTTCACATGATTATAAAG GTGGCCTTGACATATATCTAGAACTAATGCAACGATTCCCCAATAATGTGCATATCCTGCTGGAAATTGCAAAG GTTGAAGCGATTATAGGCAGGAATGATCAAGCAATAATGAACTTTGAGAAG GCTCGGTTGATTGACCCGAACATTATGACATATATGGATGAGTATGCAATTCTTTTAAAAACAAAATCCGACTACATCAAACTGAACAAGCTGGTACATGATATGCTGCATATTGACCCTGCAAGACCAGAAACATGTGTTGCTCTTGCAGCAATGTGggaaagaaaagatgaaagaaAAGCTTTGACATATGCAGAAAAG GTAATACTGCAAAACCTTGCTCGATGCAAATGGAATTATATTGTTATG GGCAATCTGCATCTTTCATTGAACCGACCAGATTTGGCAGTGACAGACTTCAGAGGAGCTCAAGAATTGAGGGCTGATCTTCGTTCTTATCAAG GTCTAGTGCGTGCTTATCTAGCACTTGCTAAATGCAAAGATGCATTATTCACTGCGCGTGAGGCAATGAAGGTTATGCATCAGTCTGCGAAAGCTCTGAAGCTAGTTGGTGACGTTCATGCAATCAGTTCCAGTGGGAGAGAGAAG GCAAGAAAGTTCTATGAATCTGCCATTCGTCTTGAACCTGGATTTCTCGGAGCTGCATTGGCCCTGGCTGATCTGCATGTTGCGGAAGGACGTAATAGGGAGGCTGTTATGCTACTTGAAAAATATCTACGACAATGGGCAGATGATTCTCTACACATCAAGCTGGCTCAAGTATTTGCAGCAACAAATATGCTTTCTGATGCACTTTCCCATTATCAATCCGCATTAAG GATAAACCCACAAAATGAAGCTGCAAAGAAAGGATTGGAGCGCTTGGAAAAACAGATGAAG GGAGTAGACCCAGATGCACCTGAAGAGGACGAAGACAACGAGGCTGATGATATCGACGCCGACCAAGATGAAGCTGAGCTGCTATAG
- the LOC117848282 gene encoding anaphase-promoting complex subunit 7 isoform X4, protein MEAARESMAVLLDAGLFASAQTLGCFLVSSAGLSNDAGMSMKVESLVLHGDALYGEKEFRRALNAYKQAMQYSRSIPRQATSSIRSSVSATGRSPSPNSSNLLSFNENEVKFKIALCHSALCEHREALQEMEGIPSKVRTLKMNLMLGKLYRISRNSRSAVVCYKECLRQCPYIFEAITALAEMGLSAKEFSLLFSQAPNRGGKLPSDSVDAQRWWNRYVEAQCCIASHDYKGGLDIYLELMQRFPNNVHILLEIAKVEAIIGRNDQAIMNFEKARLIDPNIMTYMDEYAILLKTKSDYIKLNKLVHDMLHIDPARPETCVALAAMWERKDERKALTYAEKGNLHLSLNRPDLAVTDFRGAQELRADLRSYQGLVRAYLALAKCKDALFTAREAMKVMHQSAKALKLVGDVHAISSSGREKARKFYESAIRLEPGFLGAALALADLHVAEGRNREAVMLLEKYLRQWADDSLHIKLAQVFAATNMLSDALSHYQSALRINPQNEAAKKGLERLEKQMKGVDPDAPEEDEDNEADDIDADQDEAELL, encoded by the exons atggaggcggcgcgggagtcCATGGCAGTGCTCCTCGATGCTGGCCTCTTCGCCTCCGCCCAAACTCTG GGTTGTTTCCTTGTGTCGTCTGCAGGCCTAAGCAACGATGCTGGCATGTCCATGAAGGTGGAAAGCCTG GTGCTCCATGGTGATGCTTTGTATGGAGAGAAAGAGTTCCGCAGGGCACTG AATGCGTACAAGCAAGCTATGCAATATAGTAGAAGTATCCCTAGGCAAGCAACAAGTAGCATCAGAAGCTCAGTGTCCGCCACAGGCCGGTCACCTTCTCCAAATTCTTCGAATCTCTTGTCATTCAACGAAAACGAG GTGAAGTTCAAGATTGCCCTTTGCCATTCTGCTCTATGTGAGCACCGTGAAGCACTGCAAGAG ATGGAAGGTATTCCTTCTAAAGTGAGAACGCTGAAAATGAATCTGATGTTAGGGAAGCTTTATCGAATATCAAGAAATAGCCGTTCAGCTGTTGTGTGTTATAAAGAGTGCTTGAG GCAATGCCCTTATATTTTTGAAGCTATTACAGCTTTGGCGGAAATGGGGCTTTCTGCAAAGGAGttttctttattattttcaCAA GCACCAAATAGAGGAGGCAAGCTTCCAAGTGACTCTGTAGATGCACAACGATGGTGGAAT CGGTATGTTGAGGCGCAGTGTTGCATTGCTTCACATGATTATAAAG GTGGCCTTGACATATATCTAGAACTAATGCAACGATTCCCCAATAATGTGCATATCCTGCTGGAAATTGCAAAG GTTGAAGCGATTATAGGCAGGAATGATCAAGCAATAATGAACTTTGAGAAG GCTCGGTTGATTGACCCGAACATTATGACATATATGGATGAGTATGCAATTCTTTTAAAAACAAAATCCGACTACATCAAACTGAACAAGCTGGTACATGATATGCTGCATATTGACCCTGCAAGACCAGAAACATGTGTTGCTCTTGCAGCAATGTGggaaagaaaagatgaaagaaAAGCTTTGACATATGCAGAAAAG GGCAATCTGCATCTTTCATTGAACCGACCAGATTTGGCAGTGACAGACTTCAGAGGAGCTCAAGAATTGAGGGCTGATCTTCGTTCTTATCAAG GTCTAGTGCGTGCTTATCTAGCACTTGCTAAATGCAAAGATGCATTATTCACTGCGCGTGAGGCAATGAAGGTTATGCATCAGTCTGCGAAAGCTCTGAAGCTAGTTGGTGACGTTCATGCAATCAGTTCCAGTGGGAGAGAGAAG GCAAGAAAGTTCTATGAATCTGCCATTCGTCTTGAACCTGGATTTCTCGGAGCTGCATTGGCCCTGGCTGATCTGCATGTTGCGGAAGGACGTAATAGGGAGGCTGTTATGCTACTTGAAAAATATCTACGACAATGGGCAGATGATTCTCTACACATCAAGCTGGCTCAAGTATTTGCAGCAACAAATATGCTTTCTGATGCACTTTCCCATTATCAATCCGCATTAAG GATAAACCCACAAAATGAAGCTGCAAAGAAAGGATTGGAGCGCTTGGAAAAACAGATGAAG GGAGTAGACCCAGATGCACCTGAAGAGGACGAAGACAACGAGGCTGATGATATCGACGCCGACCAAGATGAAGCTGAGCTGCTATAG
- the LOC117848282 gene encoding anaphase-promoting complex subunit 7 isoform X3, producing MEAARESMAVLLDAGLFASAQTLGCFLVSSAGLSNDAGMSMKVESLVLHGDALYGEKEFRRALNAYKQAMQYSRSIPRQATSSIRSSVSATGRSPSPNSSNLLSFNENEVKFKIALCHSALCEHREALQEMEGIPSKVRTLKMNLMLGKLYRISRNSRSAVVCYKECLRQCPYIFEAITALAEMGLSAKEFSLLFSQAPNRGGKLPSDSVDAQRWWNRYVEAQCCIASHDYKGGLDIYLELMQRFPNNVHILLEIAKVEAIIGRNDQAIMNFEKARLIDPNIMTYMDEYAILLKTKSDYIKLNKLVHDMLHIDPARPETCVALAAMWERKDERKALTYAEKSLRVDDRHITGYIMKGNLHLSLNRPDLAVTDFRGAQELRADLRSYQGLVRAYLALAKCKDALFTAREAMKVMHQSAKALKLVGDVHAISSSGREKARKFYESAIRLEPGFLGAALALADLHVAEGRNREAVMLLEKYLRQWADDSLHIKLAQVFAATNMLSDALSHYQSALRINPQNEAAKKGLERLEKQMKGVDPDAPEEDEDNEADDIDADQDEAELL from the exons atggaggcggcgcgggagtcCATGGCAGTGCTCCTCGATGCTGGCCTCTTCGCCTCCGCCCAAACTCTG GGTTGTTTCCTTGTGTCGTCTGCAGGCCTAAGCAACGATGCTGGCATGTCCATGAAGGTGGAAAGCCTG GTGCTCCATGGTGATGCTTTGTATGGAGAGAAAGAGTTCCGCAGGGCACTG AATGCGTACAAGCAAGCTATGCAATATAGTAGAAGTATCCCTAGGCAAGCAACAAGTAGCATCAGAAGCTCAGTGTCCGCCACAGGCCGGTCACCTTCTCCAAATTCTTCGAATCTCTTGTCATTCAACGAAAACGAG GTGAAGTTCAAGATTGCCCTTTGCCATTCTGCTCTATGTGAGCACCGTGAAGCACTGCAAGAG ATGGAAGGTATTCCTTCTAAAGTGAGAACGCTGAAAATGAATCTGATGTTAGGGAAGCTTTATCGAATATCAAGAAATAGCCGTTCAGCTGTTGTGTGTTATAAAGAGTGCTTGAG GCAATGCCCTTATATTTTTGAAGCTATTACAGCTTTGGCGGAAATGGGGCTTTCTGCAAAGGAGttttctttattattttcaCAA GCACCAAATAGAGGAGGCAAGCTTCCAAGTGACTCTGTAGATGCACAACGATGGTGGAAT CGGTATGTTGAGGCGCAGTGTTGCATTGCTTCACATGATTATAAAG GTGGCCTTGACATATATCTAGAACTAATGCAACGATTCCCCAATAATGTGCATATCCTGCTGGAAATTGCAAAG GTTGAAGCGATTATAGGCAGGAATGATCAAGCAATAATGAACTTTGAGAAG GCTCGGTTGATTGACCCGAACATTATGACATATATGGATGAGTATGCAATTCTTTTAAAAACAAAATCCGACTACATCAAACTGAACAAGCTGGTACATGATATGCTGCATATTGACCCTGCAAGACCAGAAACATGTGTTGCTCTTGCAGCAATGTGggaaagaaaagatgaaagaaAAGCTTTGACATATGCAGAAAAG AGCCTTCGAGTTGATGATAGGCATATAACTGGTTATATTATGAAG GGCAATCTGCATCTTTCATTGAACCGACCAGATTTGGCAGTGACAGACTTCAGAGGAGCTCAAGAATTGAGGGCTGATCTTCGTTCTTATCAAG GTCTAGTGCGTGCTTATCTAGCACTTGCTAAATGCAAAGATGCATTATTCACTGCGCGTGAGGCAATGAAGGTTATGCATCAGTCTGCGAAAGCTCTGAAGCTAGTTGGTGACGTTCATGCAATCAGTTCCAGTGGGAGAGAGAAG GCAAGAAAGTTCTATGAATCTGCCATTCGTCTTGAACCTGGATTTCTCGGAGCTGCATTGGCCCTGGCTGATCTGCATGTTGCGGAAGGACGTAATAGGGAGGCTGTTATGCTACTTGAAAAATATCTACGACAATGGGCAGATGATTCTCTACACATCAAGCTGGCTCAAGTATTTGCAGCAACAAATATGCTTTCTGATGCACTTTCCCATTATCAATCCGCATTAAG GATAAACCCACAAAATGAAGCTGCAAAGAAAGGATTGGAGCGCTTGGAAAAACAGATGAAG GGAGTAGACCCAGATGCACCTGAAGAGGACGAAGACAACGAGGCTGATGATATCGACGCCGACCAAGATGAAGCTGAGCTGCTATAG
- the LOC117848283 gene encoding probable serine/threonine-protein phosphatase 2A regulatory subunit B'' subunit TON2: MSTASGDGADAGGDGASSAVAAPAGRRIPPPSSMPWVRNLRRFVGSGAGLGSEALMELETKRILLEIFKERQRKSAEAGSIPSFYKKKPEEGSISSRVQRLAKYRFLKKQSELLLNADDLDAMWVCLRENCVIDDATGAEKMNYEDFCHIATVCTEQIGQKCKRFFSPSNFMKFEKDDSGRIAILPFYLYVMRTVSLTQARIDMSELDEDSDGFLQPHEMEAYIRGLIPNLAQLRDMPTQFVQMYCRIAARKFFFFCDPHRRGKACIKKVLLSNCLQELMELHQESEEEVTDTEQAENWFSLTSAQRICDMFLALDKDQNGTLSKQELKEYADGTLTEIFIERVFDEHVRRSKVGGGNSREMDFESFLDFVLALENKDTAEGLTYLFRCLDLNGRGFLTTADIHTLFRDVHQKWIEGGNYELCIEDVRDEIWDMVKPADPLRISLSDLLSCKQGGTIASMLIDVRGFWAHDNRENLLQEEEEQVEEA, from the exons atgAGCAccgcctccggcgacggcgcggacgccggcggcgacggggcctcctccgcggtggcggcgcccgcTGGGAGGCGGATCCCGCCGCCCTCGTCCATGCCGTGGGTCCGCAATCTACGCCGCTTCGTCGGCTCGGGCGCCGGCCTCGGATCCGAGGCCCTCATGG AACTGGAAACAAAAAGGATATTGCTGGAGATCTTCAAGGAGCGGCAGCGAAAGAGTGCTGAAGCTGGTTCCATCCCAAGTTTTTACAAGAAG AAACCTGAAGAAGGATCCATTAGCTCTAGAGTTCAGAGGTTGGCCAAGTACAGGTTTCTAAAG AAACAATCAGAACTTCTGTTGAATGCTGATGATCTTGATGCCATGTGGGTTTGTCTAAGAGAAAATTGTGTTATTGATGATGCCACTGGTGCTGAAAAG ATGAATTACGAAGATTTCTGCCATATTGCCACAGTCTGCACGGAGCAGATTGGTCAGAAATGCAAACGTTTCTTCAGCCCTTCAAACTTCATGAAGTTTGAGAAGGATGATTCTGGGAGGATTGCCATCCTACCGTTTTATCTTTATGTTATGCGGACG GTTTCTCTTACTCAAGCAAGAATTGATATGAGTGAACTGGATGAAGATTCTGATGGTTTCCTTCAGCCTCAT GAAATGGAAGCATATATAAGAGGACTCATCCCCAATTTGGCACAATTGCGTGACATGCCCACCCAATTTGTTCAAATGTACTGCCGCATAGCTGCACGCAAGTTCTTTTTCTTCTGTGATCCACACAGACGAG GGAAAGCATGTATAAAGAAAGTATTGCTGAGTAATTGTCTGCAGGAGCTAATGGAACTACATCAG GAGAGCGAGGAAGAGGTAACTGACACTGAACAGGCAGAAAATTGGTTTTCCTTAACTTCAGCCCAGCGCATATGTG ATATGTTTCTTGCTCTGGATAAGGATCAAAATGGTACACTGAGCAAACAAGAGCTCAAGGAATATGCAGATGGCACATTGACTGAGATTTTCATTGAAAGAG TTTTTGATGAGCATGTCCGCCGGAGCAAAGTTGGAGGTGGAAACAGTCGGGAGATGGACTTCGAAAGCtttcttgattttgttttgGCTCTAGAAAACAAAGATACTGCTGAAGGCTTGACATATTTATTTAGATGCCTTGATCTTAATGGAAGGGGGTTCCTTACAACTGCAGATATCCACACTCTGTTTAG AGATGTACACCAGAAATGGATTGAGGGCGGGAACTATGAACTTTGCATTGAGGACGTGAGGGATGAAATCTGGGACATGGTGAAGCCGGCAGATCCTCTCAGGATCTCGCTATCAGATCTGCTTTCTTGCAAACAAGGTGGTACTATCGCCAGCATGCTTATAGATGTGCGCGGCTTCTGGGCCCATGACAACAGGGAGAATCTTCtccaggaagaggaagagcaagTGGAAGAGGCATGA